One Salvia miltiorrhiza cultivar Shanhuang (shh) chromosome 6, IMPLAD_Smil_shh, whole genome shotgun sequence genomic window, CCAACCAGTTCATCCTACTgtgaagactggaaagcagatttcagtcaaagatcggggaaggaacatcaggaatcaagaagaatcttcctcaccagtccagggggaagaaaggccacatcagtcagagactgacatcagttcagtttcagaaggaacaacatccatggagaccaaacaaTGATGAGTCTAgtcgagccaagcgacatccacaacgacaagcaactggacatcaaatgactcatgtcacacgacatcagtcaagtctccatcagtctgcaaagactcgagtatctcaaggaagatattTCACcaagcaaagaagacctcaaccactcatcagacagaactgctacaagagtgaggccttcaaaagaaattctcaacagaagaatgctcgtgtgccaactgaagcgccaacaacatcaatcagacgatcaacaaagcgcaagagatcagccagaccaattcgaaagcagatatgggttccaaagggaactcgagctaacatcgaaggacccaaatcttgattgggtgcctgaagcaactcttccttgcaggtcaatgtcaggaaacacaaaaagaaggaagaagttaaagcttcaatcagaacatggtatctggatagtggctgctcgaagcacatgacgggctacaaagaatatctatctcagtatgttgagaaagctggatccaaagttgcattcggagacaactcaatcggaaaaacaaaaggctacggtgtgctcaacatgggtaacgccagtatcagtaatattagctttgtttctggtcttaaacataatctgttgtctgtgagtcaattttgtgacagcggtttcacagtgaagatcaagaaggatgaattcactgttagaaacaatcaaaagaaggtggttctgaaaggtttcagacaaggaagtctctacgtcgtttcatgggaagacagcccaccagaaacatgcctcatcagcaaaagcagctcggagctcaactggctgtggtaCAAGAGACTCAAcgatctcaacttcaagacgatcaacaagcttgctaaacatcaactggtagaaggtctgccttctattgtgttccagaagaagcaagaatgtgaagcatgtcaaagaagAAAGCATACGTGAAtctcattcaagtcaaagtcaggacactcctctgaaagaattctgcatctacttcacatggatctgtttggccccatctctccaagaagctacaacggtaggaagtacaccttagtagttgtggatgattattcacgatatacttgggttatctttctcttcaagaagaatgagacactggaggaactgccaaagctgctgagaagactgagcgttgaaaaagaagtcaacatcatcagcatcagatcagatcttgggactgagttccttaatactgtcattcgtgagtattgtgatgaacaaggaatcagtcatcaaacttctgcagcaagaactccacagtagaacggagttgcagaaagaataAACCGgcctttgaaggaagcagcaaggacgatgctagccgaatcaaaactccccttgaagttttgggccgaagtagtcaacaacgcatgctacacgcagaatcgctcctttctcactcagagacatggaaaaactccatacgagctatggaagaacaaaAAACCAtcaattgcctactttcatgctttcggttctaagtgtttcatccacaacaatgaaaagaagaggttaaacacttttGATAACAaagctgatccaggagtctttcttggatactctggaacagaacgttcaagcaaagcctatcgagtgtttaattctcaaaatctttgtgttgaagaaacacctcatgtggtctttgatgagtctacagatggtttcagggaacaggaaactgaaaagtgtgtccagaatactgaaggttccaaagctgaaatccacaacaccgagccctctactgtcttggtgtagGGACCAGGccaagatgaagatactgagaaacttcagtatcaaaagatcagccaaaggtctgaagttcagactggagccaatgcagatggcatcagtcaagggggaactccagttgctgaagatcgagttgaatgtgcagaagcagctccagctcaactctcccctgctccagaaggtgctcaacacttcagaaccattctgaccgaagaagccccaccatctccagaagagatcaagaagtatcgaagatggtttgaactccactcaaaggagaacatcattggagaaccatcagatggcgtcaagactcggagatcaatgtgcaacctcgtctttgacatcaatcagaaccgcatcaacgaagataagattttcagctgtttcttatcatctacagagcccaaggatgttgaagaagctctgaagtctactcaatgggtcatcgcaatgcaagaagaactctaTGAATtcaatcagaattcagtttgggagcttgtggatcgaccatacgatgcaaaggtgattggcttgaaataaATTtccaagaacaagaaagacaaagaaggaaatgttgtgagaaacaaagcaaggcttgtagcaaaaggatacagtgaagaaaaaggaatcgactacgatgaggcgttcgctccagttgccagattggaagcagtcagactattcttagccttcgcagctcacaaaggtttcaaggtacaccaaatggatgtcaagtgtgcatttctcaatggagtgatcacagatgaagtctatgtggaacaacctccagggtttgaggttgctggaccagaaaaggtgtacaagctgaagaaagcgctctatggattgaagcaggcactaagagcgtggtatgatactctctcggagtatcttgttgaacaaggtttcaagaaatgatctgtggacagaactctgttcactctcaaagaaggagaaaatctcttacttgttcagatttatgtcgatgacataattttcggatccaaatccgaacgcatgtgcaagaagttttctaacatcatgaccaacaagtttcaaatgtccatgatgggagaaatgaatttctttctcggattgcaagtcaagcagaccaacgaaggaatactgatcagtcagtccaagtatgccaaggaactgatagccaagttcggtattcagcacatgaaatcagtcaaggtcccaatgaacacaaactggaaagttgatccaggttcagaaggaaaatctgtctcttcgacgaagtatagagaaatcattggatctttgctgtatttgactgcgagcagaccatacatctcatttgcagtcggggtatatgcaagatatcaatcagattcaaaggaagctcatttggatgcagcaaagcgtatactaagatatctcaaaggcacacccaatttaggattgtggtatccaacagacgacgacatcaagctcaccggatatttagactcagacttcggtggatgcaagcttgatcgcaaatcaacctccggaacatgtcaattcctaggcaacaagctcatctcttggttttcaaagaagcagacttcagtcgccacttccacaactgaagctgaatatgttgctgccggaagctgctgctcacaaatcctgtggttagtccatcagttaaaggactatgggatcaaCGAAAAGGAAGTctcaatctattgcgacagctccagtgctattgcaatctccccgaatccagttcatcacaccagagtcaagcatattgctattcgacatcacttcatccgtgatcatgtcgaaaagaagaatatctctgtggaatggatttccactgctgttcagagagcggacctgctgaccaagactcttccagaagagaggttcaacgatctgtgcggaaagatcggcctcatcaaccctgaagagtgatgctgtgtttgaagactttctcaaacagtcatgctgattggtggtcaaccaactgctgagtCTACGATCGCCGATGTGGAAAGCAATAAAGTcagaacgctcatctgaagaaaaagccatcctgatgattcaaccaggaccaagtggtatcgactgactacaatgttcagtcgatcagtaagtattttaaaagcttactttttaaatcagttatttcagttaagagttttgagttttagtttcaaaatctttctctaactgatcagtttctttcaaaaactttaactgattgttggaaaatggaatatccgagaaggacaagtgttttaaaaagggaaaatctgttttgattgaacccGTCCTGatcttttgccaaaaatctttccaacccctttgcctctgtgataaaatttcttgagaacctcattgacatgacaaaatgcaatgatgcctctcacctttttgaagtctcagtcccctgcagtgacggcgaacgtaaatttttcttcaaaaacattttaggcacagtttttgaaaaaattttcatcttcttacgtggtacacatcttgtctatttataccatgttgtcttcactatttttctgcatcaactaacaaatctccacagccttcactgtgagaatatccttcaatctttccaaagttgcagagaaaaattgttccgactaaaggagaaatctattactgcaaagtcatggagtgggagaatgacgctcacatacctggtcttcaccggacccttccactggatctcaacgtctctccgacgtcaaagtttgctctaccctcacttgtatccagcgaagcgagtgtcttccatcctcatgcctggcgccaagaagcttcacagCTTCTGGAGGAGACCTTCCTTATCGCAGATATTGCACTCCcccctggcttgcaacaaacaacgagactTCTCTCGTTGTTtgccggcatcttcagccgcaccagGTCTATTATTCAAAGACCCTGTGCCGGCGAATCGACGGTGTTtgtcttctcagctgccaccggttcgattcttccttctcacgccCATCTTTTCTTCTCTACTTCTTTCCACTTCACCAACTCTTCTTTCTCCTCATAAGACAGCCTTCTCCTCTTTCCAAcgcagccttcttctatcttccatcttctacgttttcttgtcctcccccacttctccgtctccctcctCTCCTCACCTCATCACTGGCGTTCTCCTCTTCTGCGTTTCTGGACTCACCCTattctcaaatcttctcacgagtttctgagactaggagttgggtatcgtctgatcatagcctccatcatcagctctcttttttatgttgccaaaaatggGGAAAAGTCAGAGAAGTCAGTGAGCAACCTTTCCTTTGGGTTGCTCATGTCCTCTatttcttgactgaagatgggactgcaaaggatcaccagaagttgtaaggacgacgttccagtaaagacctcaaatcaagtgagagtggaacatgcttaggaacatgaagacacgaagacagaagatgaagatcaagaagttcaaggcgcagccaagcaaactgctggagtccatgggtttcccatgttgtttttgtttttctttttactccaatgtaagtcttgctctgtacctcgactgatggcttatcagtcttttatcaatgaaaagaacttcttttttatctcaacctgaagacaatgactttttgtccaggctctgattatatttttctgtcttctccttgttctgttttagaactgtttcgttcttaaccctaagtacaagtttttaggttctattgttaagggggaactgttttcaccccagttttagaacttgtactgtgagttcagtctttttgttgtctagaactgctgtgtggttttggcatcatcaaaaagggagaaattattgggaaccttgtggaatatcctaactcttgttttgatgataccaaaattcaaaggacgtaattgtaatagactagaattattttgaactcaagtgttagagttcgtttctagtttagcttgcggtgttgaagactgaagactgaagactgaagaacgaaggactgaagactgcagataccaactgaagtatcaattgaagaatcggttaaagactgattacttaatgcgcgcaatggactgatactaaagtcaagtatcagttgaacatttctcctcggactgatcttccaacgttcagaggaagccacgtactcacaaagtacaaccgcattaaatgcagagatctcaggatttccttatctctgcagaggtcattcctatctggtggttacttttcagagacgtcacatctcatgtccatcaagagagccgtttccacccagacaaggaacctcgaagattgaagcctcagcccaaattcgaattgctctccaacggaagaaatcttgatgacgttctacgccaacggatctattcaagagttctcctacaaatagcgctcgaggatcacttcaacctttaccgattcaacgacataagatgaagctctgccgaaattgctactcagcccaaagcttaacctccccaaagcttgaatcgaagaagagaattcgaaagcctaaatctgtcactgctgattacacatattctcttagaccttaggcaaacctctgtttacccagaagccaaaggtcaaacttgcttcaaagaacttgttctttgtagtatagttggcactcgttcaaacctccctcccaaaagagtgtttgagtgattcggagttaaGGAagatactctgactctgagtgagaagtcttagcacgggttgtgccgAGCAaaagaaatccgacacgagtaaagtgtgggtactgaagaagggttttcttcagtggtacggttgtgtgcacccatcaagcacacggtttggtttgcagtgcacctgttaagcacttgcggagtggattgttggtctgataaaccaaccgtggatgtaggaaagggtttttccgaaccacgtaaaagtctctgtgttgtttacagctttcagttttacattcttacttgtgttatttcaattgataaactgaacactgattaactgcaaagagaaacttaacaaccaacaacgtgctccaccgaggctattgcgaaactaagtttaatatctgatgcgtatgatatcagtctgactgatctatcttttgatagtcaggaagagtgttatcatctctgtcttagcaaacacgactgaagcccttacgtgcatcagttaagttccaacaacttaactgataactctttactgaagagctttcagtatcaatcgtcaaccctgtttggtcaaaactgatttctgtAAAataggcgtctttgtttgcatgtaaagtttcgtttcgaTCTCTGACtcagatccctctgattgaggaattgaaaaatagcccataggtgtattctccccccccatacacctattcgagaccttcTGGACCTAACACAACTCTATTGTACATTTTTTTACAGCACGAAATTACTTTAAACAAATAGTAATATACAACATATTGCCGGAGATTGCAAGTGGATTTATAGTATGACACATATTTTGTAAATGGTAATAAAATTCACAAATAGGTATAGTAGTTGAATGAGCCTAGCTTGAATTTCCCTGACACTTTCTAAATATTTTTCGCTAGTTTGAATGCCACTAACACTTTTAAAATTGAGTTTATTACAACAAACTCGTATCATGTCCTTAGTCTCTCTTATGTTATTCACATACTCCCTCGgtccctccatccacgaaatgagtacccatttgtggacggcacgagttttaataaatgtgtCGAATGTGGGTTGAatagaataagggtcccaccttttttagtgtattaattaaagagttgtGTGGgatacacttgccaaaaagggaaataggtactcatttcgtggacgggcgaaaaagaaaatatggatACTTATTTCGTGCTTAATTCACTGAATACAAGCTCTCTGTAAGAACGAGGACTTCCAACCTGCTCCGTTTACCATATATCCCAAGATTTTTCGTCTTTTGAGTAACGCGATTATACAAAACTGTCTCTCCCGTTCTACTCTCCAAAATGCACTCGTACTTATTCCAAAACCCTAGCACCTTCTCGACTCCCGAAATCGGGCCAATTCTCGTCAACTTACTCCACGCTTCAACTCCTCCTCCGATCTCGTTCAAAATCCACACATCAAAAACCTTGTCATCTTCCAATTGTCGATACACAATCAAAGCAAGTGATTCTTTTAGTGGCATAATAGCTCGAGTGGTCCTATGTTGCCCTCCTAGTGGCTCAATGTCGGAGGGCAATTGAGTCATTTCAAATGCTTCATCAACCATATTAAATGAAAGAATTACCTCAACATTATTTTTATCTTGGGCCCACCAACAAAAATTTTCATTCTTGTACACCATGCTCCATAGATTATAGCACATGATATTTGCTGGCATTGAACATTCCAATTTCTTCCAAGAATTCATTCTTGATGAGTATATCTCAACTTGATAAACAATTTGGGAATCCATTGAAACGCAAAATAAGATCTGCAATACCTGCATGAAAATAGCAACATGGCTTCCTATAAGAGTATAAAtaacaatttaaataaagaaatacgTTTTTcggtttaaaaaaatatattaatattaattttttattattttcatagaGCTGTCAAAAATAGTCCGACTCACGTGCCATTCTAGCCTGGAAAATCAGACCAAAGCCATCATCTATTGGCATAAAGTGGAGTTAGGGTTGGGTCGTCAAAATTGTTGTCCAAATATATTTCGAAATGATCTGGTCTGGTCTGGCCCGGCCCGATGGACTCAAGCCGAGCCAGCCCGTTTGACATCTCTAATATTTTGGATTATATGTGTTCTTACATGTCTGAAATTTAGGCCAAGGCAGAATTTGGGCTGGGCTGAGTCAAAATTTAATCGGTCTGAAATTTTAGGGTATGGGCCCCTTCCATGGTCAGCCTTTTTCGAGACGGGTGCGGGCCCATACCTTATCTTATCAAATGGGCCAAGCCGAAGCACTTGACATCTCTAATTTGGACTATTTTTTCACAAATCTAAAATTTGGGTCGGGCTATACCTTATCTTATCTTATCGAATTAATTATACGAGTTATTTTCGAGCCGAGCTAATTTTGACAGCTTTATCTAACGCAACGATGATACCTTGATATCATGGGTCTTGGGGTCAAACCCGACCCCGAGATCGCCTCCCCGCACCTTGAAATTCGAGGGGCGGGGCAGCTGCGATGCCGGAAGCTTCTTGAAGCACCGGATGGCCGGGTTCCACAGCACGATGTTGTCGTAGTACCCGTAGAGGCAGACGATGCCGTTGCAGGGGCCGACGAGGCGGACGTGGCCGAACATGTCGTTGAGGAACGTCGAGAAGTCGTGGTCGACGACGTTATCGGGGCTCCTCAGCAGCAAGAGGACCCGCCTGTTGGTGGCGTTGCTGCGCTGGCTGATCATCACCGCCTCGGATTCCGGCGTGGCCGAGATGGTTTGGTGGTGCTTGGCGATGAATGTGGGATCGTTGATGATGTTATGCCATGATTTGCATACGCATTTGAATCGAAGGAGTGGTGTTGCTGGTATTCTTGAGAGGATTTCTGTGATCACATATTCCGGTAGGCTcatttactctctctctctctctcttgattgtGGTTTCTTGATCTCTTCTTTAATGGCAATGTGATTATATGTATCTCTTTTTGGTGGTAATGAGGTAGAATTTGGAGGTTtatgatgaggactagaatactcatcagcgctgtgcttggcaatacaagaacatgttacttgattactattattgttattattattcttattgaacGAAGCAAACCAGCGCAGGCTTAATTGAAGACCTCAGATAATAAAGGGACTCGGCAGCACAGACGAAGGGACTTGGCGTCGCAGACGAAGGGACTTGGTGGCACAGACTACCAAAGTTACTTGGCAGCACAGACtcgcctgcgcagctcaagggAGCTACTCAATACGGGCAACGAAGGACAGCacagatgggtcaaatcaagactaaggtgtattaaggcattaaagggcctaaatccaattattagagttcatgggcctaaggcctttagggctcactctcacatctataaatagaaggttagcattagcattaggatcatgatttattttctaagcaacacttgtaaaatgtaattatctcgaagtatagtggaagaactcgaagatctcccgtggacgtaggtctcaacgaccgaaccacgtaaatcctgtctCGATTACTGCTTTTTAGATTAAGCGTTGATTTCATACTTCACCGACTGACGCCGTCTGCGGGAAATctgagctaaggcgtgagattcattatttttcggttactgttcatcgagAGGATACTGTTCATTGAGAGGATTACTGTTCATTGAAGCTAGATTATTGTTCATcgaaaaaagggggaaattgggGATTTGGGTTACTGTTCATCGGAAAAAAATTGGTTGTTTCTTCTCCAGTCTCCGACGACAAGGGCCGATTCACCCATTTCGGTTCGATCGTcgctcatttttatttttctctcaaATCGAAGTCGGACTCCTACGGCCACGAAAAAAGCATCATTTCTCAGTCATGCCAGCCTACATCTCACAAATCTCCATCCTGAAGAACAAAGGGTATTTCTAAAATCCAAATCACGCATAGTCCTACATAGTCTGTCTCCACCAAGAATTCGCCGTGGTGGCACTGAAATCTGGCGGGACCAGCGCCGTCGTCGTCCCATCTGAGATCGCCGCTCATCATACTGAGCCCTAATTTCTCCTAAATCGGCTTCACCGCAACCTCAGTTTTTCTGCTTCAAGCCGCAGAACAGTAGCAAAACCATCCACGGCTGCTCAGTGTCCAGTCCAGTGAGGCCAACGAACAGCCTTTTACGGCGTCATTCCTCTCTCTAAGATGTAGCTCAGTCATGCCGGCTCGCTTCTCCGGCGCGGCTCCTAATTTTTCTATTCGATGAGCAATTGGGCATAGGGGAAAACCCTCAATTCTCTCAATTAATCTGTATTTTCCAAGCGATTTATGGTAAATTTTAATGATTCTTCGTGTTTCTCTTTGTTTCCCAGTGATTTATGCAAGCATCGACACCTTTCCCTGAGCTCCCAGCGCGAGAAACCCCAAATTGCCTTATGTTTCGGTCTTCGGCGAATAATCGTCCGACGAACTCTCTGCTGCCATCATCGGCTCCCGCTCTTGAGGGTGGGAATCTAAAGAATAGAGCAatcatcagctcaaaactctataGAAGGCTTATCGTTGGCCCCCTCCTCCTTCACCATGAATATCGTGGTCGAACCCGAGTCCAGCCTCCGTGTCGGATATCTCAGCTATGACTGAGAGACATACAACTGGATCATTGCCG contains:
- the LOC130988951 gene encoding F-box/kelch-repeat protein At3g23880-like, which produces MSLPEYVITEILSRIPATPLLRFKCVCKSWHNIINDPTFIAKHHQTISATPESEAVMISQRSNATNRRVLLLLRSPDNVVDHDFSTFLNDMFGHVRLVGPCNGIVCLYGYYDNIVLWNPAIRCFKKLPASQLPRPSNFKVRGGDLGVGFDPKTHDIKVLQILFCVSMDSQIVYQVEIYSSRMNSWKKLECSMPANIMCYNLWSMVYKNENFCWWAQDKNNVEVILSFNMVDEAFEMTQLPSDIEPLGGQHRTTRAIMPLKESLALIVYRQLEDDKVFDVWILNEIGGGVEAWSKLTRIGPISGVEKVLGFWNKYECILESRTGETVLYNRVTQKTKNLGIYGKRSRLEVLVLTESLYSVN